The Arachis hypogaea cultivar Tifrunner chromosome 19, arahy.Tifrunner.gnm2.J5K5, whole genome shotgun sequence genome has a window encoding:
- the LOC112778276 gene encoding uncharacterized protein translates to MERKLQLEELECLRLEAYENAKFYKEKAKAFHDQNIRRKNFKIGDEVLVYNSRLRLMPGKLRSRWDRPFRVVDVKPYGVVEVIHPINGVKFKVNGHRVKLYHTQPKNAKELEIFLLGEVSK, encoded by the coding sequence ATGGAACGTAAGCTTCAATTGGAGGAATTAGAATGTCTTAGGTtagaagcatatgagaatgctaagttctacaaggaaaaagccaagGCATTCCATGACCAGAATATTAGGAGGAAGAACTTCAAGATAGGTGATGAAGTGCTTGTGTACAATTCAAGGTTGCGATTAATGCCCGGAAAATTGAGATCTAGATGGGACAGGCCGTTTAGAGTGGTAGATGTCAAGCCTTATGGGGTGGTGGAAGTGATTCACCCTATCAATGGAGTTAAATTCAAGGTTAATGGTCATAGGGTGAAGCTTTATCACACTCAACCCAAGAATGCCAAGGAGTTAGAGATTTTCCTCCTTGGTGAAGTTTCCAAGTGA